In one Echinicola marina genomic region, the following are encoded:
- the proB gene encoding glutamate 5-kinase, translated as MVQQKGKTVVIKIGSNVLTQADGSPDKSRMEALVHQMVYLREQGVKIVLISSGAVAFGRKSTVFEEKTDPVVQKQILAAIGQIELINSYKSLFGNRQTPIAQIMVTKSDFRDRKHYLNMKNCLEGLVKNNIIPVINENDTVAVTELMFTDNDELAGLVAAMMDAQEMIILSNVDGIFKGHPNDPDSELIEHVDAKSPSMNSYISSSKSSFGRGGMLTKMNMAKKSADLGIGVIIANGKRENVLVDYYQKTLRCTYFEPSKAKLNPKKWIAHSDHYSKGELIISSGAESALKSSKITSLLPIGVLKVKGDFIKGEIIRIISEDGRKIGLGKAAYGAKVAIEKIGISNQKPIIHYDYLYLHHNNQ; from the coding sequence ATGGTACAGCAAAAGGGAAAAACAGTAGTCATCAAGATAGGTTCCAATGTATTGACCCAAGCAGACGGATCCCCGGACAAATCACGCATGGAAGCCCTTGTACATCAAATGGTTTACCTTCGAGAACAAGGGGTAAAAATTGTATTGATCTCTTCAGGGGCAGTAGCCTTTGGACGAAAGTCAACGGTTTTTGAGGAAAAAACTGATCCGGTCGTTCAAAAGCAAATTCTTGCCGCTATCGGTCAGATAGAACTGATCAATTCCTATAAATCCCTTTTTGGTAATCGTCAAACTCCCATAGCACAAATAATGGTCACCAAAAGTGATTTCAGGGATAGAAAGCATTACCTGAATATGAAAAACTGCCTGGAAGGATTGGTAAAAAACAATATCATCCCAGTTATCAATGAAAACGATACTGTGGCAGTCACTGAGCTGATGTTCACGGACAATGATGAATTAGCAGGATTAGTAGCAGCCATGATGGATGCACAGGAAATGATCATTTTAAGTAATGTGGATGGTATTTTCAAGGGCCATCCCAATGATCCTGACTCGGAGTTAATCGAACATGTAGACGCCAAGTCTCCATCTATGAACAGCTATATCTCCTCTAGCAAATCTTCCTTTGGAAGGGGTGGGATGCTAACCAAAATGAATATGGCCAAAAAATCAGCCGATTTGGGGATTGGAGTGATAATAGCCAATGGCAAAAGAGAAAATGTACTGGTAGACTATTATCAAAAGACACTTCGTTGTACCTACTTTGAGCCTTCCAAGGCCAAACTTAACCCCAAAAAGTGGATCGCCCATAGTGACCATTATTCAAAGGGCGAATTAATCATTAGCAGCGGAGCAGAAAGTGCCCTAAAATCCAGTAAGATTACCAGCTTACTCCCTATCGGAGTTTTAAAGGTAAAAGGAGACTTTATAAAAGGTGAAATTATCAGAATAATCAGTGAAGATGGCAGAAAAATTGGTTTAGGTAAGGCGGCTTATGGCGCTAAAGTAGCTATCGAAAAAATAGGTATAAGTAATCAGAAACCCATAATCCATTATGATTACCTCTACCTTCACCACAACAATCAGTAA
- a CDS encoding glutamate-5-semialdehyde dehydrogenase translates to MNLQDTFSKVNKASRSLALLTEDKINKTLDDLAQLTWENIPEILAANEKDLARMDPEDPKYDRLKLTQARIEAIAADILNVVKLPSPLNRTLSEKSLENGLKLTKVSVPLGVIGIIYEARPNVTFDVFSLCLKSGNSLVLKGGSDAHDSNTAIVKLIHQVLEKNEIDPNIVALLPPDREATAEMLQAVDYIDIIIPRGSQGLINFVRNNSKVPVIETGAGIVHTYLDKSGDIEKAAKIVTNAKTRRVSVCNALDCLVIHQDKLEDLPKIAKSLGEKQVKVFADKPAYEVLKESYPKALLFEAEDEHFGTEFLAMTMSIKTVPSMESALEHIAKHSSKHSEAIVAEDQAALDIFLKSVDAAAVYANTSTAFTDGAQFGLGAEIGISTQKLHARGPMALEELTSYKWIIRGDGHIRD, encoded by the coding sequence ATGAATTTACAAGATACATTCTCTAAGGTCAACAAAGCCAGTAGGTCTCTGGCATTGCTCACAGAAGATAAAATCAATAAAACATTAGATGATCTTGCCCAATTAACATGGGAAAACATCCCAGAAATATTGGCAGCCAATGAAAAGGATCTAGCAAGAATGGATCCGGAAGATCCAAAATATGATCGACTTAAGCTTACCCAAGCAAGAATAGAAGCGATTGCTGCAGATATCTTAAATGTGGTCAAACTCCCTTCTCCCCTGAACAGAACCTTGTCAGAAAAATCCTTGGAAAACGGGCTGAAATTAACAAAGGTATCCGTTCCCCTAGGTGTGATTGGTATTATTTATGAAGCCAGACCCAATGTAACCTTTGATGTGTTCAGTCTTTGCCTGAAATCAGGAAATTCCTTGGTGCTAAAAGGAGGTAGTGACGCCCATGATTCCAATACAGCCATCGTTAAACTGATCCACCAAGTGCTTGAGAAAAACGAAATTGATCCCAATATAGTAGCCTTGCTACCTCCTGACAGGGAAGCCACTGCTGAGATGCTTCAAGCGGTAGATTATATTGATATTATCATCCCAAGGGGAAGCCAGGGACTAATCAATTTTGTAAGGAATAATTCCAAAGTACCTGTCATTGAGACTGGAGCTGGTATAGTTCATACTTATCTGGACAAATCCGGAGATATCGAAAAAGCAGCCAAAATCGTTACCAATGCCAAAACCCGAAGGGTGAGTGTCTGCAACGCATTGGACTGTTTGGTGATCCATCAGGATAAACTGGAAGATTTACCCAAAATCGCTAAATCTCTAGGAGAAAAGCAGGTAAAAGTCTTTGCTGACAAACCAGCCTATGAGGTCTTAAAAGAAAGCTATCCTAAAGCTTTATTATTTGAAGCTGAGGATGAACATTTTGGAACTGAATTCCTGGCCATGACCATGTCCATTAAAACGGTTCCTTCAATGGAGTCTGCTTTGGAACATATTGCCAAACACAGCTCCAAACACAGTGAAGCTATCGTAGCTGAAGATCAGGCTGCTTTGGACATTTTCCTAAAATCTGTCGATGCAGCGGCGGTTTATGCCAATACCTCCACGGCCTTTACCGATGGAGCCCAATTTGGCCTAGGCGCTGAAATAGGTATTTCTACCCAAAAGCTACATGCCAGAGGCCCCATGGCCTTGGAAGAGCTTACTTCTTATAAGTGGATCATTCGTGGAGATGGCCATATTAGGGATTAG
- a CDS encoding NAD(P)-dependent alcohol dehydrogenase, with amino-acid sequence MKAITRNQYGNSDVLQISHIGKPVPSSKEVLIRVHFTTINRTDCGILTGKPFAIRFFTGLFNPSSKVTGTDFAGEVVAIGQNVKNFKVGDRVWGLNDEGLASQAKFMTINENKAVCLIPENISYQEAVASAEGAHYAYNFVNKVHLKKGNKVLVNGATGAIGSAALQILKSQGIYVTAVGNSKNIDLLKSLGADKIYNFEKEDFTEIDKEKYDFIFDAVGKSSFGKCKKLLVKNGIYISSELGPNAENLYLPLLTKFKKGRRVIFPVPQNCKRSLLFVKQLMEKGKFKAVIDRYYQPEEIKEAYNYVMSGQKTGNVLINFSSDQNPLD; translated from the coding sequence TTGAAAGCAATTACCCGAAACCAATATGGAAACAGTGATGTCCTCCAAATAAGCCACATTGGAAAGCCTGTCCCCTCCTCTAAGGAAGTATTGATAAGAGTTCATTTTACAACCATTAACAGGACTGATTGTGGAATATTAACCGGGAAGCCCTTTGCCATTCGATTTTTTACTGGCCTATTTAACCCCTCTTCAAAGGTCACTGGAACTGATTTTGCTGGTGAGGTGGTGGCCATTGGTCAAAACGTAAAGAACTTCAAAGTTGGAGACCGAGTTTGGGGCTTAAATGACGAAGGGCTAGCTTCTCAGGCTAAGTTTATGACAATAAATGAAAACAAGGCTGTTTGCCTGATTCCAGAAAATATTAGCTACCAAGAAGCTGTTGCTTCTGCAGAAGGAGCTCATTATGCCTATAATTTTGTTAATAAAGTTCATCTCAAAAAGGGAAATAAAGTGCTCGTAAACGGTGCAACTGGAGCCATTGGTTCTGCTGCCCTTCAGATCCTAAAAAGTCAAGGAATCTATGTTACTGCAGTGGGAAACAGCAAAAATATAGATTTGCTAAAGTCCCTTGGTGCGGACAAAATCTATAATTTCGAAAAAGAGGATTTCACTGAAATAGATAAGGAAAAGTATGACTTTATTTTTGATGCTGTAGGAAAGAGTTCTTTCGGGAAATGCAAAAAGCTGCTCGTGAAAAATGGTATTTATATTTCCTCAGAACTTGGCCCAAATGCTGAAAACCTGTACTTGCCCTTGCTTACAAAGTTCAAAAAAGGCAGAAGGGTGATCTTTCCAGTTCCACAAAACTGTAAAAGGAGCTTATTATTTGTCAAGCAGCTTATGGAGAAAGGCAAGTTCAAAGCAGTCATAGACAGATATTATCAGCCTGAGGAAATTAAAGAGGCTTATAATTATGTCATGAGTGGACAAAAGACCGGAAATGTACTTATTAATTTCTCATCTGATCAAAATCCATTAGATTAA
- a CDS encoding DUF1801 domain-containing protein yields MKLITTPEVAAVFAEYPDFVRHKMQDLRELVIKTAKEIEGIDELEETLRWGEPSYICKKGSTLRMDWKAKSPDQYAMYFKCTSRLVETFKLVFEDKFQFEGKRAIVFQIDQKIPEKELKACIRAALSYHKVKQLDDLGIQY; encoded by the coding sequence TTGAAACTCATAACTACCCCTGAAGTCGCTGCAGTATTTGCTGAATACCCTGACTTTGTTAGGCATAAAATGCAGGATTTGAGAGAACTGGTCATCAAAACTGCCAAAGAAATAGAAGGAATTGATGAACTGGAAGAAACCCTGAGATGGGGAGAGCCCAGCTATATCTGTAAAAAGGGTAGCACACTTAGGATGGACTGGAAAGCCAAATCCCCTGACCAATATGCCATGTATTTTAAATGCACCAGTAGATTAGTTGAAACTTTTAAGTTGGTTTTCGAAGACAAATTTCAATTTGAGGGTAAAAGGGCCATAGTTTTTCAAATAGACCAAAAAATCCCAGAAAAAGAACTAAAAGCATGTATCAGGGCTGCCCTTTCTTATCACAAGGTAAAGCAATTGGACGATTTAGGAATTCAGTATTAA
- the pgi gene encoding glucose-6-phosphate isomerase gives MKNINPTQTGAWKKLSTLSEDQKGQTIKSLFADASRFDQYSIKFEDILLDYSKNRVDDQVMSALFELAKETDLPSAIEAMFAGEHINQTEDRAVLHTALRNRSNSPIKVDGKDVMPDVNGVLAQMKEFADKINAGEWKGYTGKPIKSLVNIGIGGSDLGPVMVTEALKPYQNESLDIHFVSNVDGTHIAETLKKVDPETTLFFIASKTFTTQETMTNAHSARSWFLEAAKDESAIAKHFVALSTNADAVAAFGIDTKNMFAFWDWVGGRYSLWSAIGLPIACAIGFDNFEKLLEGAHAMDNHFKGTELKSNIPVILALIGIWNTNFLGASSEAILPYDQYLHRFAAYFQQGNMESNGKYVSRTGEKVDYTTGPIIWGEPGTNGQHAFYQLIHQGTHLIPCDFIAPAISHNPVGDHHVKLLSNFFAQTEALMNGKSLEEVKAELKAAGKSEEEIEKLAPHKVFEGNRPTNSILVKRVDPYTLGALVAMYEHKIFVQGAIWNIFSFDQWGVELGKVLAKNILPELEGDEKVGSHDASTNGLINAYKDLRK, from the coding sequence ATGAAAAACATCAATCCAACCCAAACAGGAGCCTGGAAGAAACTTAGCACCCTTTCTGAAGACCAAAAGGGGCAAACTATCAAATCACTTTTTGCAGATGCATCACGATTTGATCAATATTCAATCAAATTTGAAGATATTTTACTTGATTACTCTAAGAACAGGGTAGATGACCAAGTGATGTCCGCACTTTTTGAATTGGCCAAGGAGACGGACTTACCATCTGCCATTGAAGCCATGTTTGCTGGTGAGCATATCAATCAAACAGAAGATCGAGCGGTGCTGCATACTGCCTTAAGAAACCGTTCGAATAGTCCTATTAAAGTAGATGGCAAGGACGTGATGCCTGATGTTAATGGAGTGCTGGCGCAAATGAAGGAATTTGCAGATAAAATCAATGCCGGAGAATGGAAAGGCTATACAGGCAAACCGATCAAATCTTTGGTCAATATTGGTATTGGCGGTAGTGATTTGGGGCCAGTGATGGTGACGGAGGCATTGAAACCTTACCAAAATGAAAGCTTGGATATCCATTTTGTTTCCAATGTGGATGGAACCCATATTGCCGAAACCTTGAAAAAGGTGGATCCAGAGACTACCCTTTTCTTTATTGCTTCTAAGACTTTCACCACACAGGAGACCATGACCAATGCGCATTCTGCCAGATCTTGGTTCTTGGAGGCTGCAAAGGATGAATCAGCTATTGCCAAGCATTTTGTGGCTTTGTCTACCAATGCTGATGCTGTGGCTGCCTTTGGAATAGATACCAAAAACATGTTTGCTTTTTGGGACTGGGTAGGAGGAAGATACTCTCTATGGTCGGCTATTGGACTGCCAATTGCCTGTGCGATTGGCTTTGATAACTTTGAGAAATTATTGGAGGGAGCTCATGCCATGGATAATCACTTTAAGGGAACTGAATTGAAGTCAAATATCCCAGTGATATTAGCTCTGATCGGTATTTGGAATACCAATTTCCTTGGTGCATCTTCTGAGGCTATCCTTCCTTATGACCAATATTTACACCGATTTGCGGCTTATTTCCAACAAGGAAATATGGAAAGCAACGGTAAATATGTATCCAGAACTGGAGAGAAAGTGGACTATACTACTGGACCCATCATCTGGGGAGAGCCAGGCACTAATGGGCAACATGCTTTCTATCAATTGATCCATCAGGGAACGCATTTGATTCCTTGTGATTTTATTGCACCTGCCATTTCCCATAACCCGGTTGGGGACCATCACGTGAAGTTATTGTCCAATTTCTTTGCCCAAACTGAGGCCTTGATGAATGGCAAGTCTTTGGAAGAGGTGAAGGCAGAGCTCAAAGCGGCAGGGAAATCTGAAGAGGAGATTGAAAAATTGGCACCTCATAAAGTATTTGAAGGTAACAGACCTACCAATTCCATTTTGGTGAAACGTGTTGATCCTTATACTTTGGGAGCTTTGGTAGCGATGTATGAGCATAAAATCTTTGTTCAAGGTGCTATCTGGAACATTTTCAGCTTTGATCAGTGGGGTGTGGAATTGGGTAAGGTATTGGCCAAGAATATCCTTCCAGAATTGGAAGGGGATGAAAAAGTGGGCTCACATGATGCTTCTACCAACGGCTTGATCAATGCCTACAAAGATTTGAGAAAGTAA
- a CDS encoding AAA family ATPase has protein sequence MQSIRKKKTNMRGYPYDIPALSSLKELSFDRPVTFFVGENGSGKSTLLEAIAIGMGLNPEGGSRHFHFATEETHSLLFEDLKMIRGITRPKDSYFLRAESFYNVASEIDRIADDIHLAYGNRSLHTRSHGESFMTLLEKRLLGKGFYLFDEIESGISPSKQMEALVHIHRLVKNNSQFIISTHSPILLSYPHADIYDFSNKGIRKINYEETDTFRVTKDFLNNYQHMQKILFG, from the coding sequence TTGCAGTCGATTCGAAAGAAGAAGACCAATATGAGGGGATATCCTTATGATATTCCTGCTTTATCCTCATTAAAGGAGCTGTCTTTTGACCGTCCAGTAACTTTCTTTGTTGGAGAAAACGGTAGCGGAAAATCCACTTTATTGGAAGCGATCGCTATTGGGATGGGGCTTAACCCGGAAGGCGGAAGCAGGCACTTTCACTTTGCCACAGAAGAAACGCATAGCCTCCTTTTTGAGGATTTAAAAATGATAAGGGGGATTACAAGACCCAAGGATAGTTACTTTTTACGGGCCGAATCTTTTTACAATGTAGCTTCTGAGATAGATCGGATAGCTGATGATATTCACTTGGCTTATGGAAATCGGTCCCTGCATACGAGGTCTCATGGTGAATCCTTCATGACCTTATTAGAAAAAAGACTACTGGGAAAGGGCTTCTACCTTTTTGATGAAATTGAATCTGGAATTAGTCCATCCAAACAAATGGAGGCATTGGTCCATATTCATAGATTAGTGAAAAACAATTCTCAATTTATCATTTCGACGCATTCTCCCATTCTTTTGTCTTATCCTCATGCGGATATTTATGATTTTTCTAATAAGGGAATTCGAAAAATCAACTATGAAGAAACGGATACTTTTAGGGTGACCAAGGATTTTCTGAACAATTACCAACACATGCAAAAAATCCTGTTTGGATAA
- a CDS encoding alpha/beta hydrolase family protein, translated as MIKVSLFLIINFWTFLWGGKGNVVLEKELQIHEESFLFRAADNLILTGTLSVPNNVSHNAIEKAVILVSPPLPISRDYGGLYSELADILLSNGIAVLRYDNRSFIDPALARKKDYTMHGQAADAEKAFMALHDDPRFTHAKIGLVGHSEGGAAVAIAASRNTEIDFVVLMSTQGIAGDELSYSQFSNALDKIYQGEEEIKAAMRSSVRKTIEIINRNEDIATMQGLLKESKRYYYEKYADKDPNLFGNLDKTYKMDSIQWLNPHRIAYIQFEPGLYYPKISCPALVIYGKMDEKLEWEENITGIENLFKSSSKSNYQVILLDSINHSYKQAQPSDSLNFLLGISQEMPKSKKRAYSRKSFLEVANWINREL; from the coding sequence ATGATAAAAGTTTCCCTCTTTCTAATCATCAACTTTTGGACTTTCCTCTGGGGAGGAAAGGGCAATGTTGTGTTGGAGAAGGAACTACAAATACATGAAGAGTCTTTTTTATTTAGGGCTGCTGATAATTTGATTTTAACGGGGACGCTAAGCGTTCCGAATAATGTCAGCCATAATGCTATTGAGAAAGCGGTTATTTTAGTTTCTCCACCACTTCCGATTTCAAGGGATTATGGAGGCTTATACAGCGAGCTGGCAGATATTCTTCTAAGCAATGGCATTGCGGTGCTGAGGTATGATAACCGATCATTTATTGACCCCGCTTTAGCTAGAAAAAAAGACTATACCATGCACGGACAGGCCGCAGATGCAGAAAAGGCCTTTATGGCATTGCATGATGACCCACGATTTACCCATGCCAAGATTGGACTAGTGGGACACAGTGAAGGAGGAGCCGCAGTAGCTATTGCTGCATCAAGAAACACTGAGATTGATTTTGTGGTTTTGATGTCCACTCAGGGAATAGCTGGCGATGAATTGAGCTATTCACAATTTTCTAATGCCCTTGATAAAATTTATCAGGGGGAGGAAGAAATTAAAGCAGCTATGCGTTCATCGGTAAGGAAGACCATTGAAATAATCAATAGAAATGAGGATATAGCTACCATGCAAGGTCTGCTTAAGGAAAGTAAGCGGTATTATTATGAGAAATATGCGGACAAAGACCCAAATCTTTTCGGAAACCTTGATAAGACCTACAAGATGGATTCTATCCAGTGGCTGAATCCGCATAGGATCGCTTATATTCAATTTGAGCCTGGATTATATTACCCTAAAATAAGCTGTCCCGCATTGGTGATCTATGGAAAGATGGATGAGAAGCTGGAGTGGGAGGAGAATATAACTGGCATTGAAAATTTGTTTAAAAGCAGTTCAAAAAGCAACTACCAAGTGATATTATTGGACAGCATCAACCATTCTTATAAGCAGGCTCAGCCTTCGGATAGTTTGAACTTTTTGCTTGGAATCAGTCAAGAAATGCCAAAAAGTAAGAAAAGAGCTTATTCAAGAAAATCATTTTTGGAAGTAGCCAACTGGATAAATAGGGAGCTTTAG
- the acnA gene encoding aconitate hydratase AcnA, whose amino-acid sequence MPLDPYKIKSKLQSAKGNLTYWSLEKLQEQGFKINQLPFSIRILLENALRNFDDFAITKEHTETLLGWKPEASDKDVPYKPARVLMQDFTGVPAVVDIASLRAEAVRKGKDPNKINPLIPVDLVVDHSVQVDYFGTNYSYKKNVDVEYERNGERYEFLKWAQKSFDNFSVVPPGMGICHQVNLEYLAQGVIARDDQVFPDTLVGTDSHTPMVNGIGVVGWGVGGIEAEAAILGQPIYFIMPEVVGLKLTGKLPLGTTATDMVLTITELLRKHGVVGKFVEVFGPGLDHLTVPDRATISNMSPEFGCTVTYFPIDDRTLDYMSKTNRPKDQIQLVEDYTKANMLWRENEELIHYSSVVELDLSTVEPTVSGPKRPQDKILVRNFKQKFGELLEEVHGREYIPIDKRDKSRWFGEGGSQPAHKAGDLPEDVEIATKTKNGLKTVEVRINNEEFALSDGSIVIAAITSCTNTSNPSVMIGAGLVAQKARERGLDVKPWVKTSLAPGSKVVTDYLKASGLLDDLEALRFHVVGYGCTSCIGNSGPLPRHIAHAVEENDLVVASVLSGNRNFEARVHPQVKMNYLMSPMLVVAYALAGRVDVDLNNEPLGYDPNLEPVYLKDIWPSNDEIFEVMGKVLSPGDFEKNYGEIFEGNEQWKALEAPNDQVYQWSNKSTYIKEAPFFKGISSEVPVPKDIENSHVLLKLGDSITTDHISPAGAFAATSPAGKYLVGRGVEKKDFNSYGSRRGNDEVMVRGTFANVRIKNQLATQEGGYTTHIPSGEEMTVFEAAEKYIESNTPLVVLAGKEYGSGSSRDWAAKGTNLLGIKAVIAESYERIHRSNLVGMGVLPLQYAEGQSAEELGLDGKEKISIKGISDELRPLKKLQVEAEKDSGAKVNFEVICRLDSEIEVAYYKNGGILHYVLRQFLKQD is encoded by the coding sequence ATGCCATTAGACCCATATAAAATCAAAAGTAAACTTCAATCAGCAAAAGGGAACTTGACCTATTGGAGTCTAGAGAAACTTCAAGAGCAAGGTTTTAAGATTAACCAACTTCCATTCTCTATTAGAATTCTTTTGGAGAATGCCCTAAGGAATTTTGATGATTTTGCTATTACGAAGGAACATACAGAAACCTTATTGGGCTGGAAGCCTGAGGCGAGTGATAAAGATGTACCTTACAAACCTGCAAGGGTATTAATGCAGGATTTTACGGGAGTCCCCGCTGTAGTGGATATTGCTTCGCTAAGGGCTGAGGCAGTTAGAAAGGGTAAGGATCCCAATAAAATCAACCCCCTCATTCCTGTGGATCTTGTAGTCGACCATTCGGTTCAAGTGGATTACTTCGGAACCAATTATTCCTATAAGAAAAATGTGGACGTTGAGTATGAGAGGAACGGAGAGCGATATGAGTTTTTGAAATGGGCGCAAAAGTCTTTTGATAATTTTTCGGTAGTTCCCCCAGGAATGGGAATTTGCCACCAGGTAAACCTTGAATACTTGGCACAAGGTGTCATAGCCAGAGATGACCAGGTTTTCCCTGATACATTGGTGGGAACAGACTCCCATACCCCGATGGTAAACGGAATAGGAGTAGTTGGATGGGGGGTAGGAGGAATTGAAGCTGAGGCAGCCATACTGGGCCAGCCCATTTATTTTATTATGCCTGAGGTGGTAGGATTGAAGCTTACAGGGAAATTGCCCCTAGGGACAACTGCTACTGATATGGTATTGACCATCACCGAGCTGTTGAGAAAGCATGGTGTGGTAGGGAAGTTTGTGGAGGTATTTGGGCCAGGACTGGATCACCTAACTGTCCCAGATAGGGCCACTATTTCCAATATGTCTCCTGAGTTTGGCTGTACGGTGACCTATTTCCCGATTGATGACCGCACTTTGGATTATATGTCCAAGACTAACCGCCCAAAGGATCAAATACAATTGGTAGAAGACTATACCAAGGCCAATATGCTTTGGAGGGAGAACGAAGAACTTATACACTACAGCAGTGTGGTAGAATTGGATTTAAGCACGGTGGAGCCTACAGTTTCAGGTCCTAAGCGGCCACAGGATAAAATATTGGTGAGGAATTTTAAGCAGAAGTTTGGGGAGTTGCTTGAGGAAGTGCATGGAAGGGAATATATCCCAATTGACAAAAGGGACAAAAGCCGTTGGTTTGGGGAAGGAGGCAGTCAACCTGCCCATAAGGCTGGAGATCTACCAGAAGATGTGGAAATAGCAACTAAAACTAAAAACGGCCTCAAGACCGTGGAGGTTAGGATCAATAATGAAGAATTTGCTTTATCTGATGGTAGTATAGTCATTGCGGCGATCACTTCTTGTACCAATACGTCCAATCCAAGTGTGATGATAGGTGCCGGCTTGGTGGCTCAAAAGGCCAGGGAGCGAGGCTTGGATGTAAAGCCTTGGGTCAAGACTTCACTTGCACCAGGCTCCAAGGTGGTGACCGACTATTTGAAAGCATCTGGGCTTTTGGATGATTTGGAAGCGCTAAGATTTCATGTGGTAGGATATGGCTGTACTTCCTGTATTGGGAATTCAGGTCCTTTGCCCAGGCATATTGCCCATGCTGTAGAAGAAAATGATTTGGTAGTGGCTTCAGTACTATCTGGTAACAGGAATTTCGAAGCCAGGGTACATCCACAAGTTAAAATGAATTATCTGATGTCCCCTATGCTGGTCGTGGCCTATGCACTTGCAGGTAGGGTGGATGTAGATTTAAATAATGAACCACTGGGCTATGACCCTAATTTAGAGCCTGTTTACCTGAAGGATATCTGGCCTAGTAATGACGAAATTTTTGAGGTGATGGGCAAGGTGCTCAGCCCTGGAGACTTTGAGAAAAATTATGGTGAAATCTTTGAAGGAAATGAGCAATGGAAGGCCCTTGAGGCTCCTAATGACCAGGTTTACCAGTGGTCAAATAAATCAACTTATATCAAGGAAGCCCCATTCTTCAAAGGAATTTCCAGTGAGGTGCCAGTACCCAAGGATATTGAAAATAGTCATGTATTATTGAAACTGGGAGATTCTATCACTACAGACCATATTTCTCCAGCAGGTGCCTTTGCAGCTACTTCTCCAGCAGGCAAGTACCTTGTTGGGAGAGGAGTGGAGAAGAAAGACTTTAATTCCTATGGTTCCAGGCGCGGTAATGATGAAGTGATGGTCAGGGGAACCTTTGCCAATGTGAGAATCAAGAACCAATTAGCCACACAAGAAGGAGGTTATACGACACATATACCTTCTGGTGAAGAAATGACTGTCTTCGAAGCTGCCGAAAAATATATTGAATCGAATACACCTTTGGTGGTTTTGGCTGGCAAGGAATATGGTAGTGGCTCTTCAAGAGATTGGGCAGCAAAGGGCACCAATCTTTTGGGAATTAAAGCTGTCATTGCAGAAAGCTATGAAAGAATTCACCGGTCTAATTTGGTGGGAATGGGTGTATTGCCTTTACAGTATGCTGAAGGTCAATCTGCCGAAGAATTGGGGCTGGATGGCAAGGAAAAAATCAGCATTAAAGGTATCAGCGATGAGCTTAGGCCTTTGAAAAAATTACAGGTGGAGGCAGAAAAGGACAGCGGTGCCAAAGTCAATTTTGAGGTGATATGTAGATTGGACTCAGAGATAGAGGTGGCCTATTATAAAAACGGTGGGATTCTACATTATGTCCTCAGGCAATTTTTAAAGCAGGATTGA